A segment of the Candidatus Delongbacteria bacterium genome:
TTTTGCATTATTGATAGCTTTATATTTTTCTAGTAACAGATTCGAAAAATATAATCTCAAGATCATAAATTATTTAGGAAATTAATAAGAGATTAAATTTTAATTAAGGACGATTATGAAAGGTATAATATTAGCGGGAGGTGCCGGCTCACGATTACATCCCCTTACTTTAGCAATTTCTAAGCAATTGTTACCAATTTATGATAAACCAATGATATATTATCCAATTTCAGTATTGATGTTAGCCGGGATAAGAGATATTTTGATTATCAGCACACCTCAAGATCTACCAAATTTTAGAAATCTTCTCAGAAACGGAAGTCAGTGGGGAGTTAATTTTGAATATGCTGAACAACCTCAACCTAATGGTCTTGCAGAAGCATTTATTATAGGTGAAGAATTCATTGGAGATAATAATGTTTGTCTAATATTGGGAGATAATATTTTTTATGGACAAGGATTAAAGGAAAAAGTCAGAAATGCAGCTGATTTAAAGGAAGGTGCTGTTATTTTCGGTTACTATGTAAGTGATCCGGAAAGATACGGAGTTGCTGAATTTAATAAAAATCATGAAGTAGTTGGTTTAGAAGAAAAACCTAAAGAACCAAAATCAAATTATGCTGTGACTGGACTATATTTTTACGATAATAGTGTCGTCGATATTGCAAAAAATATCAAACCATCAGCTCGTGGTGAAATAGAAATCACAGATGTTAATAAAGAGTATTTAAAAAGAAATAAATTAAAATTGGAATTATTAGGGCGTGGTTTTGCCTGGTTAGATACAGGTACGCATGAATCATTAATGAATGCTTCTACTTATGTGGAAATAATTGAAAAAAGACAAGGTTTGAAGATCGCTTGCCTTGAAGAGATAGCTATTATGCAGAAGTATATTACTTATCGCGACATTGAGATGTCTTTAGCATCATATGGGAAATCAACTTATGCTGAATATTTGAAAAAATTAAAAAGATATGACAAATAGAAGTTCAGATGGAATTGCAGGAGCGCAATAATAATCCAACTCATCACTTACCACTTATCACTAA
Coding sequences within it:
- the rfbA gene encoding glucose-1-phosphate thymidylyltransferase RfbA, whose protein sequence is MKGIILAGGAGSRLHPLTLAISKQLLPIYDKPMIYYPISVLMLAGIRDILIISTPQDLPNFRNLLRNGSQWGVNFEYAEQPQPNGLAEAFIIGEEFIGDNNVCLILGDNIFYGQGLKEKVRNAADLKEGAVIFGYYVSDPERYGVAEFNKNHEVVGLEEKPKEPKSNYAVTGLYFYDNSVVDIAKNIKPSARGEIEITDVNKEYLKRNKLKLELLGRGFAWLDTGTHESLMNASTYVEIIEKRQGLKIACLEEIAIMQKYITYRDIEMSLASYGKSTYAEYLKKLKRYDK